Proteins encoded by one window of Geobacter sp. DSM 9736:
- a CDS encoding 1-deoxy-D-xylulose-5-phosphate reductoisomerase produces MKSLSILGSTGSIGVSTLDIVASHPERFRVAALTAGNNLELFVRQIKTFSPRLVSVLTEERARQLEGMLPAGARPEIAWGVPGLIAAATAADADLVVAAIVGAAGLVPTAAAIEAGKDVALANKETLVTAGHLIMSRVREKGVNLFPVDSEHSAVFQSLQGHRASDVTRIILTASGGPFLHYPLDKLAQVSVADALNHPNWSMGQKITIDSATMMNKGLEVIEARWLFDVPGERIAVNIHPQSIIHSMVEYTDGCVIAQLGVPDMKAPIAYALTYPERVVTGVKPLDLTDLSGLTFLKPDHFRFPALQLAYRAMSDGESMPAVMNAANEVAVEAFLKGRIGFTDISRAIEKTMDVHQPHSLGSIEEVLMVDRWAREKTREMLGLK; encoded by the coding sequence ATGAAATCTCTCAGCATTCTCGGCTCTACCGGCTCCATCGGAGTCAGCACTCTGGATATAGTTGCATCCCATCCTGAGAGATTCCGGGTCGCTGCCCTGACGGCTGGGAACAATCTTGAGCTATTCGTCCGGCAGATAAAGACGTTCTCCCCTCGCCTCGTCTCGGTGCTTACTGAAGAGCGTGCCCGGCAACTGGAGGGTATGCTGCCTGCCGGCGCGCGCCCGGAAATAGCCTGGGGGGTGCCAGGTCTCATTGCGGCGGCAACCGCAGCCGATGCCGACCTGGTGGTCGCCGCGATAGTCGGCGCAGCGGGGCTCGTGCCGACGGCCGCAGCCATCGAGGCTGGTAAGGATGTGGCTTTAGCCAACAAGGAGACCCTTGTGACGGCGGGGCACCTGATCATGTCGAGGGTCCGGGAAAAGGGGGTGAACCTTTTTCCGGTGGACAGCGAGCACAGCGCGGTCTTCCAGTCGCTGCAGGGGCATCGAGCATCCGATGTCACAAGAATCATACTCACCGCGTCCGGGGGACCGTTCCTTCACTACCCCCTCGACAAGCTCGCGCAAGTGTCCGTGGCAGACGCCCTGAACCACCCTAACTGGAGCATGGGGCAGAAGATCACCATCGACTCGGCGACGATGATGAACAAGGGACTGGAAGTCATAGAGGCACGCTGGTTGTTCGATGTGCCGGGAGAGCGCATAGCGGTCAATATCCATCCCCAGAGCATCATCCATTCCATGGTAGAATATACCGACGGCTGCGTTATCGCCCAGTTGGGTGTTCCCGACATGAAGGCTCCCATCGCTTACGCCCTTACATATCCGGAGCGTGTGGTTACGGGAGTTAAGCCGTTGGACCTGACCGATCTTTCCGGATTGACCTTCCTGAAGCCGGACCATTTCCGATTCCCGGCGCTGCAACTTGCTTACCGCGCCATGTCTGACGGCGAAAGCATGCCTGCAGTCATGAATGCTGCGAACGAGGTTGCCGTAGAGGCCTTCCTGAAGGGGAGAATAGGATTCACTGACATCTCCCGCGCAATAGAGAAAACGATGGATGTCCATCAGCCCCATTCTCTCGGCTCGATAGAGGAGGTCCTGATGGTGGACCGGTGGGCGCGGGAGAAAACGCGGGAGATGCTGGGATTGAAGTAG
- a CDS encoding phosphatidate cytidylyltransferase, translated as MKRLLTAAVALPLLILFILKAGPFPFACLISLFSFLGLREFYAMAIPARWGEGMAAAVTGGLLPLALLTSDPYRLFISGLTVLVLMSGLLFLFRFREMKAVAGEISFLATGFLYVPLLLCHFILLRLLPLGTSWIFLLLVIVMAGDTFAYYVGSSFGRHKLYPAVSPNKSIEGALGGVAGSLTGALICKATFFPELSVAAAVVAAILLGVLGQLGDLFESMLKRSFGVKDSGTIVPGHGGILDRLDSMLFAAPAAYFCAAFLFRL; from the coding sequence ATAAAGAGACTTCTTACAGCGGCGGTGGCGCTGCCGCTTCTCATTCTCTTCATCCTCAAAGCCGGGCCTTTCCCCTTTGCCTGCCTGATCTCGCTCTTTTCCTTCCTCGGGCTGCGGGAGTTCTACGCCATGGCCATTCCTGCCCGTTGGGGTGAAGGTATGGCTGCCGCCGTGACTGGAGGGCTCCTTCCACTTGCACTGCTGACGAGCGACCCCTACAGGCTGTTCATCAGCGGCTTGACAGTACTGGTGCTCATGTCCGGGCTTCTCTTTCTCTTCCGGTTCCGGGAGATGAAAGCAGTTGCGGGGGAGATTAGTTTCCTTGCCACCGGCTTTCTCTATGTCCCGCTGCTTCTTTGCCATTTCATCCTCCTGCGGCTTCTTCCGCTCGGCACATCCTGGATATTTCTCCTTCTTGTCATAGTTATGGCAGGTGACACTTTTGCGTATTACGTGGGGAGCAGCTTTGGCCGGCACAAGCTCTACCCGGCAGTGAGTCCCAACAAGAGCATAGAGGGCGCTCTCGGGGGGGTGGCCGGCAGCCTGACAGGCGCTCTCATCTGCAAGGCCACTTTTTTCCCGGAACTTTCAGTCGCCGCTGCCGTTGTGGCGGCGATACTTCTTGGCGTGCTCGGCCAGTTGGGCGACCTTTTCGAATCAATGCTCAAGAGGAGCTTCGGCGTCAAAGACTCCGGGACGATCGTCCCGGGGCACGGAGGCATTCTCGACCGGCTCGACAGCATGCTCTTTGCCGCTCCTGCCGCGTACTTCTGCGCCGCGTTTCTGTTTCGGTTATAG